A single window of Cellulomonas sp. NTE-D12 DNA harbors:
- the hflX gene encoding GTPase HflX yields the protein MNDPRTTTHGTPERARTAQEVADDVVARVLARAGASLQSSAAEHTTYDGDQLELEERTSLRRVAGLSTELQDVTEVEYRQLRLERVVLVGLWGEGTAEDAENSLRELAALAETAGSQVLDGLLQHRRTPDPGTYLGSGKAAELARLVAAVGADTVVVDGDLAPSQRRSLEDVVRVKVVDRTALILDIFAQHAKSREGKAQVELAQLEYLLPRLRGWGESMSRQAGGQVGGAGAGMGSRGPGETKIELDRRRIRNRMARLRREIAAMQPSRQTKRASRKRNAVPSVAIAGYTNAGKSSLLNRLTGAGVLVENALFATLDPTVRRAETADGRVYTLADTVGFVRSLPHQLVEAFRSTLEEVADADLILHVVDASHPDPEGQIAAVRHVFADIPGAMDVPEIIVLNKADLASPEAIARLRSREVHSVVVSAHTGEGIAELMELVADQLPRPGVPVDVVVPYSRGDLVSRVHEHGDIDAEEHTPDGTWLRARVDATLAGELNAVAVRRA from the coding sequence GTGAACGACCCCCGGACCACCACCCACGGGACGCCTGAAAGGGCGCGCACCGCGCAGGAGGTGGCCGACGACGTGGTTGCACGCGTGCTCGCCCGGGCGGGCGCCTCGCTGCAGTCCTCCGCGGCGGAGCACACCACCTACGACGGCGACCAGCTGGAGCTGGAGGAACGCACCTCGCTACGACGGGTCGCCGGTCTGTCGACGGAGCTGCAGGACGTCACCGAGGTCGAGTACCGGCAGCTGCGGCTGGAGCGCGTCGTGCTCGTCGGGCTGTGGGGCGAGGGAACGGCGGAGGACGCGGAGAACTCGCTGCGCGAGCTCGCCGCCCTCGCCGAGACGGCCGGTTCGCAGGTGCTCGACGGGCTGCTGCAGCACCGCCGCACGCCGGACCCCGGCACGTACCTCGGCTCCGGCAAGGCGGCCGAGCTGGCGCGCCTCGTGGCGGCGGTCGGTGCGGACACCGTCGTGGTCGACGGCGACCTCGCTCCCTCGCAGCGGCGCTCCCTGGAGGACGTCGTCCGCGTCAAGGTCGTCGACCGGACGGCGCTGATCCTCGACATCTTCGCCCAGCACGCCAAGTCCCGGGAGGGCAAGGCGCAGGTCGAGCTGGCCCAGCTCGAGTACCTGCTGCCGCGGCTGCGCGGCTGGGGCGAGTCGATGTCCCGGCAGGCCGGTGGTCAGGTCGGCGGCGCGGGCGCGGGCATGGGGTCGCGTGGCCCTGGCGAGACAAAGATCGAGCTCGACCGCCGTCGCATCCGCAACCGGATGGCGCGTCTTCGCCGGGAGATCGCCGCGATGCAGCCATCGCGTCAGACCAAGCGGGCGTCGCGCAAGCGGAACGCGGTGCCGTCGGTGGCGATCGCGGGCTACACCAACGCCGGGAAGTCCTCGCTGCTCAACCGGCTCACCGGAGCGGGCGTCCTCGTGGAGAACGCGTTGTTCGCGACGCTGGACCCGACCGTGCGGCGGGCCGAGACCGCGGACGGGCGCGTCTACACGCTGGCGGACACCGTCGGCTTCGTGCGGTCGCTGCCGCACCAGCTGGTCGAGGCGTTCCGGTCGACCCTCGAGGAGGTGGCCGACGCGGACCTGATCCTGCACGTCGTGGACGCGTCGCACCCGGATCCCGAAGGTCAGATCGCCGCGGTGCGGCACGTGTTCGCCGACATCCCGGGGGCGATGGACGTGCCCGAGATCATCGTGCTGAACAAGGCGGACCTCGCGAGCCCCGAGGCGATCGCCCGCCTCCGCTCCCGCGAGGTGCACTCCGTGGTGGTCTCGGCGCACACCGGCGAGGGGATCGCCGAGCTGATGGAGCTGGTCGCGGACCAGCTGCCGCGCCCCGGTGTGCCGGTCGACGTGGTGGTGCCGTACTCGCGCGGGGACCTGGTCAGCCGCGTGCACGAGCACGGCGACATCGATGCGGAGGAGCACACGCCGGACGGCACGTGGCTGCGCGCCCGGGTCGATGCGACGCTCGCCGGTGAGCTGAACGCGGTGGCGGTCCGTCGCGCCTGA
- the miaA gene encoding tRNA (adenosine(37)-N6)-dimethylallyltransferase MiaA: MPSVSRPALVVAVVGPTATGKSDLGIALALALGGEVVNTDAMQLYRGMDIGTAKVPFDERQGVPHHLLDVLEPSQDASVADYQRWARATLDELAGRGRRAVAVGGSGLYVRALLDRLEFPGTDPALRAALEARVESEGSRALHDELRRLDPTAADAIGPRNARRIVRALEVIGVTGRPYSAALPDHVDEVPSVRIGLDCDRPTLDARVAARVRRMWEEGLVDEVDRLVSGGLGRTAARAVGYAQVIAMRAGSLTEQEAFESTVAATRRLARKQMGWFGRDPRVHWLDAQAPDLVDQALDVVARADAGTLGPPPERPDGRRSLGS; encoded by the coding sequence GTGCCGTCCGTCTCGCGCCCGGCCCTCGTCGTGGCCGTCGTCGGACCGACGGCCACCGGGAAGTCCGACCTCGGGATCGCTCTGGCGCTCGCGCTGGGTGGCGAGGTGGTCAACACCGACGCGATGCAGCTGTACCGCGGCATGGACATCGGCACGGCGAAGGTGCCGTTCGACGAGCGGCAGGGCGTCCCGCACCACCTTCTCGACGTGCTGGAACCGTCGCAGGACGCCTCGGTGGCGGACTACCAGCGATGGGCGCGCGCGACGCTGGACGAGCTCGCCGGCCGTGGCCGCCGGGCGGTCGCCGTCGGCGGGTCGGGCCTCTACGTCCGGGCCCTGCTGGACCGCCTGGAGTTCCCCGGGACGGACCCCGCGCTCCGGGCGGCGCTCGAGGCGCGTGTCGAGTCAGAGGGTTCCCGAGCGCTGCACGACGAGCTGCGCCGGCTCGACCCGACGGCCGCGGACGCCATCGGCCCGCGCAACGCGAGGCGCATCGTGCGGGCCCTCGAGGTGATCGGGGTGACGGGGCGGCCCTACTCCGCGGCGCTGCCCGACCACGTCGACGAGGTGCCCTCCGTCCGGATCGGTCTGGACTGCGACCGCCCGACCCTCGACGCCCGCGTGGCGGCGCGCGTGCGACGGATGTGGGAGGAGGGCCTCGTCGACGAGGTCGACCGGCTGGTCTCCGGCGGCCTCGGCCGGACCGCGGCTCGTGCGGTGGGCTACGCGCAGGTGATCGCGATGCGGGCGGGTTCGCTCACGGAGCAGGAGGCGTTCGAGTCCACCGTGGCCGCGACGCGTCGGCTGGCGCGCAAGCAGATGGGCTGGTTCGGCCGCGACCCGCGCGTGCACTGGCTCGACGCGCAGGCGCCCGACCTGGTCGACCAGGCGCTCGACGTCGTCGCGCGGGCCGACGCCGGCACGCTCGGACCCCCGCCGGAGCGCCCCGACGGTCGCCGTAGTCTGGGCTCATGA
- a CDS encoding methyltransferase has translation MGEQEHYFTARPSSAAERRTIEVELAGRTVAVQTAGGVFSPDHVDLGTRVLLRSVPTPPASGDLLDLGCGWGPLALTLALQSPDAHVWAVDVNERALDLVRRNAAALGLQNVTAATPEAVPSDVRFATVWSNPPVRVGKEELHALLRRWLTRLEPGGEAWLVVGRHLGADPLLRWLQEELGPDVRTERSGSAKGFRVLRAEASRSGDDVAR, from the coding sequence GTGGGCGAGCAGGAGCACTACTTCACGGCCCGTCCGTCCTCGGCCGCCGAGCGGCGGACGATCGAGGTCGAGCTGGCGGGCAGGACCGTCGCGGTCCAGACCGCCGGGGGCGTCTTCTCCCCCGACCACGTCGACCTGGGCACCCGGGTGCTGCTGCGCTCCGTGCCGACACCCCCCGCCTCCGGCGACCTGCTCGACCTGGGCTGCGGCTGGGGCCCGCTCGCCCTGACGCTGGCGCTGCAGTCCCCCGATGCGCACGTGTGGGCCGTCGACGTCAACGAGCGGGCGCTCGACCTGGTGCGGCGGAACGCGGCGGCGCTCGGCCTGCAGAACGTCACCGCGGCGACACCGGAGGCCGTGCCCTCCGACGTGCGGTTCGCCACGGTGTGGTCGAACCCACCCGTGCGGGTCGGCAAGGAGGAGCTCCACGCGCTGCTCCGGCGGTGGCTCACCCGCCTGGAACCGGGCGGCGAGGCCTGGCTCGTGGTCGGCCGCCATCTCGGCGCCGACCCGCTGCTGCGGTGGTTGCAGGAGGAGCTCGGGCCGGACGTCCGCACGGAGCGGTCCGGCAGCGCCAAGGGGTTCCGGGTGCTCCGCGCGGAGGCGTCCCGGTCGGGCGACGACGTCGCCCGCTGA
- the dapF gene encoding diaminopimelate epimerase, translated as MTSVPAAQRLHVAKGHGTRNDFVLIDDRDGSLDLTPALVQALCERRAGIGGDGVIRLVASRRLVEDAARLAVDAGAEWFMDYRNADGSVAQMCGNGVRVLAALVRSLGLWDPRDGELVLGTRAGVRRVREVPVPAGVADDRWYSVDMGVWSLPGGAGAVQAGGDATVDVPGLPVARPALSVDMGNPHTVVVVADADELEGADLTREPTVRPVPPEGTNTELVLPLGERATEDGGTVGAVRMRVYERGVGETASCGTGACAAALAVRTWAGDGAPDQWLVHVPGGTLRVTARADGHVELAGPAVLVADATVDLATLTSS; from the coding sequence ATGACGTCCGTTCCCGCCGCCCAGCGGCTGCACGTGGCCAAGGGGCACGGGACACGCAACGACTTCGTGCTGATCGACGACCGCGACGGGAGTCTCGACCTGACACCCGCGCTGGTGCAGGCGCTGTGCGAGCGACGTGCGGGGATCGGCGGCGACGGTGTGATCCGGCTCGTCGCCTCCCGCCGGTTGGTCGAGGACGCGGCGAGGCTGGCGGTGGACGCGGGTGCCGAGTGGTTCATGGACTACCGCAACGCTGACGGCTCCGTCGCCCAGATGTGCGGCAACGGCGTGCGGGTGCTGGCGGCGCTGGTGCGCAGCCTCGGGCTCTGGGACCCCCGCGACGGCGAGCTGGTGCTCGGCACTCGCGCCGGCGTGCGACGGGTCCGGGAGGTACCGGTCCCGGCGGGGGTCGCCGACGATCGCTGGTACTCGGTCGACATGGGCGTGTGGTCGTTGCCGGGTGGCGCTGGGGCCGTTCAGGCGGGCGGCGACGCGACGGTCGACGTCCCGGGGCTGCCGGTGGCGCGACCGGCCCTCAGCGTGGACATGGGCAACCCGCACACGGTGGTCGTCGTCGCGGACGCCGACGAGCTGGAGGGCGCCGACCTGACCCGCGAACCGACCGTTCGCCCCGTCCCGCCCGAGGGCACCAACACCGAGCTGGTGCTGCCCCTCGGGGAGCGCGCCACCGAGGACGGCGGGACGGTCGGCGCCGTCCGGATGCGCGTCTACGAGCGCGGCGTCGGCGAGACCGCCTCCTGTGGCACGGGGGCGTGCGCGGCGGCGCTCGCGGTGCGCACCTGGGCGGGCGACGGGGCGCCGGACCAGTGGCTGGTGCACGTGCCGGGGGGCACCTTGCGCGTCACGGCCCGGGCCGACGGGCACGTCGAGCTGGCCGGTCCTGCGGTGCTGGTCGCCGACGCGACGGTCGACCTGGCGACGCTGACCTCGTCCTGA
- a CDS encoding ATP-dependent DNA helicase codes for MPAPEPPVAELLDLAVTALGGARRDGQHAMAEAVAQSVDRGEHLLVQAGTGTGKSLGYLVPAVRHAVLADERVVVSTATLALQRQVVARDLPLVADALADRLPRRPTTALLKGWHNYLCVHKVAGGYPEDDTAVLFDLGERRGAADHPAPDAEAGRESLGEQVVRLREWAQETDSGDRDDLVPGVSDRAWRQVSVTSLECLGSTCPMVDECFPERARAAARAADVVVTNHAMLGIAASGSPNVLPEHQVLIVDEAHELTDRVTAQATDELSLATVEHAARLARRHGGVPTTDLDAAGRALAATLVELPETRFADGLPPAVRDVVGSVRDAARALLSALKPDPSRAAAGGGPDGGVKMASTAMLSLFEVAERMTADPEDARRQVLWCSRSEDRRGGTLARLLVAPLAVHGLIRTNLLAGRSAVLTSATLTLGGSFEPVARSMGLTGPPEATAQPAVETGVPPERSSNGDEATQPWRGLDVGSPFDYGKQGICYVARHLPPPGREPATAAQLDEIEALVRAAGGRTLGLFSSRRAAQAAAEAMRQRLDVRVLLQGDDQLPTLVAQFSADESTCLFGTLSLWQGVDVPGATCRLVIIDRIPFPRPDDPLMAARTEAVAAAGGNGFMAVSATHAGLLLAQGAGRLIRTVDDRGVVAVLDPRLATARYGTFLTRSMPPFWTTTRRDVALSALQRLAAAD; via the coding sequence GTGCCAGCCCCCGAGCCCCCCGTTGCGGAGCTGCTCGACCTGGCGGTGACGGCTCTCGGCGGCGCTCGCCGGGACGGTCAGCACGCGATGGCGGAGGCCGTCGCCCAGTCGGTGGACCGTGGCGAGCACCTGCTGGTCCAGGCGGGGACCGGTACGGGCAAGTCGCTCGGCTACCTCGTCCCGGCCGTCCGTCACGCGGTGCTGGCCGACGAGCGCGTGGTCGTGTCCACAGCCACGCTCGCGCTGCAGCGCCAGGTGGTCGCACGGGACCTGCCGCTGGTGGCCGACGCGCTGGCGGACCGGCTGCCCCGCAGACCGACGACGGCGCTGCTCAAGGGCTGGCACAACTACCTGTGCGTGCACAAGGTGGCCGGGGGGTACCCGGAGGACGACACCGCCGTCCTGTTCGATCTCGGCGAGCGTCGCGGCGCGGCCGACCACCCGGCGCCCGACGCCGAGGCCGGCCGCGAGAGCCTCGGTGAGCAGGTGGTGCGGCTGCGGGAGTGGGCGCAGGAGACGGACAGCGGGGACCGGGACGACCTCGTGCCCGGCGTGAGCGACCGGGCGTGGCGGCAGGTGTCCGTCACGTCGCTGGAGTGCCTGGGCTCCACGTGCCCGATGGTCGACGAGTGCTTCCCGGAGCGGGCCCGCGCCGCGGCACGGGCGGCCGACGTCGTGGTGACCAACCACGCGATGCTGGGGATCGCGGCGTCGGGGTCGCCGAACGTGCTGCCGGAGCACCAGGTGCTGATCGTCGACGAGGCGCACGAGCTGACGGACAGGGTGACGGCGCAGGCGACCGACGAGCTGTCGTTGGCGACCGTGGAGCACGCCGCCCGGCTGGCCCGTCGTCATGGCGGCGTCCCGACGACCGACCTGGACGCCGCCGGCCGCGCGCTCGCCGCCACGCTGGTCGAGCTGCCGGAGACACGGTTCGCCGACGGCCTGCCACCGGCCGTGCGTGACGTGGTCGGCTCCGTGCGGGACGCCGCCCGCGCCCTGCTCAGCGCGCTGAAGCCGGACCCGAGCCGCGCGGCGGCGGGCGGCGGCCCGGACGGCGGCGTGAAGATGGCCAGCACCGCGATGCTGTCCCTCTTCGAGGTCGCCGAGCGGATGACGGCCGACCCGGAGGACGCCCGCCGGCAGGTGCTGTGGTGCAGCCGTTCCGAGGATCGTCGCGGCGGCACCCTGGCGCGGCTGCTCGTCGCCCCGCTCGCCGTGCACGGACTCATCCGCACCAACCTGCTGGCCGGTCGCTCGGCCGTCCTGACGTCGGCGACCCTGACGCTCGGCGGCTCGTTCGAGCCGGTCGCCCGGTCGATGGGCCTCACCGGCCCGCCCGAGGCAACGGCCCAGCCCGCCGTCGAGACCGGCGTCCCCCCGGAGCGGTCGTCGAACGGGGACGAGGCCACCCAGCCGTGGCGGGGCCTCGACGTCGGGAGCCCGTTCGACTACGGCAAGCAGGGGATCTGCTACGTGGCGCGGCACCTGCCGCCACCCGGTCGGGAGCCCGCCACAGCGGCTCAGCTGGACGAGATCGAGGCGTTGGTGCGCGCCGCCGGCGGTCGCACGCTCGGCCTGTTCTCGTCCCGCCGGGCCGCACAGGCGGCCGCCGAGGCGATGCGGCAGCGGCTCGACGTCCGGGTGCTGCTGCAGGGCGACGACCAGCTGCCCACGTTGGTCGCGCAGTTCTCGGCCGACGAGTCGACGTGCCTGTTCGGCACCCTGTCGCTGTGGCAGGGCGTCGACGTGCCGGGCGCCACCTGCCGGCTGGTGATCATCGACCGCATCCCGTTCCCGAGGCCGGACGACCCTCTCATGGCGGCTCGCACGGAAGCCGTCGCGGCGGCCGGGGGGAACGGGTTCATGGCGGTGTCCGCGACGCACGCCGGCCTCCTCTTGGCGCAGGGTGCCGGCCGGTTGATCCGGACCGTCGACGACCGGGGTGTGGTGGCGGTCCTGGACCCTCGTCTGGCGACCGCTCGGTACGGCACGTTCCTGACCAGGAGCATGCCGCCGTTCTGGACGACGACCCGGCGTGACGTCGCTCTCTCCGCGCTGCAACGGCTGGCGGCGGCCGACTAG